A portion of the Malania oleifera isolate guangnan ecotype guangnan chromosome 3, ASM2987363v1, whole genome shotgun sequence genome contains these proteins:
- the LOC131152047 gene encoding 2-methylpropanoate--CoA ligase CCL4-like gives MELLTPRPANSSPLTPLIFLDRAATVYGDCPSVVYNSTTYTWSQTHRRCLQLASSLATSLGISPGDVVSVVAPNIPAMYELHFAVPMAGAILNSLNTRLDPRTISVLLRHCESKLIFVDCLSRSLVLHALSLFPPSTPRPRLVFIPDDTEADTAAASSDVSATADFCATYENLIEKGDPGFEWVRPKNEWDPITLNYTSGTTSSPKGVVNCHRGVFIITVDSLIQWSIPAQPVYLWTLPMFHANGWSYPWGMAAVGGTNICLRRFDGAVIRRAITTYGVTHMCCAPVVLNMLANSDPTPIQTPVRVMTAGSPPPATVLFRTEALGFIVSHGYGLTETGGIVISCAWKPQWNRLPATERARLKARQGVKTISMTDVDVLDPRTGKGVKRDGSTQGEIALRGGCLMLGYLKDPEATAKTMKDDGWFYTGDVAVMHPDGYLEIKDRSKDVIISGGENLSSVEVESVLYTNPAVYEAAVVARPDEYWGETPCAFVSLRPEEAGGTTEKDLMEYCRARLPHYMAPKTVVIKEELPKTSTGKIQKFLLREMAKQMGSSKVSRM, from the coding sequence ATGGAGCTTCTCACCCCTCGCCCTGCGAATTCTAGCCCTCTTACCCCTCTGATTTTCTTGGACAGAGCCGCCACCGTCTACGGCGATTGCCCCTCCGTCGTATACAACTCCACCACCTACACTTGGTCCCAGACTCACCGCCGATGCCTCCAGCTCGCCTCCTCCCTCGCCACATCCCTCGGCATCTCTCCCGGCGACGTCGTCTCCGTCGTCGCCCCCAACATCCCCGCCATGTACGAGCTCCACTTCGCCGTCCCTATGGCCGGTGCCATCCTCAACAGCCTCAACACCCGCCTCGACCCCCGCACCATCTCCGTCCTCCTCCGCCACTGTGAATCCAAGCTTATCTTCGTCGACTGCCTCTCTCGATCCCTCGTCCTTCATGCGCTCTCCCTGTTCCCCCCCTCCACGCCCCGCCCCCGCCTTGTCTTCATCCCTGACGATACCGAGGCGGACACTGCCGCCGCGTCATCCGACGTCAGCGCCACCGCTGATTTCTGCGCCACGTACGAGAATTTGATCGAAAAGGGCGACCCGGGGTTCGAGTGGGTCCGACCCAAAAACGAGTGGGACCCGATCACCCTCAACTACACCTCCGGAACGACGTCGTCGCCCAAGGGTGTGGTCAACTGCCACCGTGGAGTTTTCATCATCACCGTTGATTCGCTAATCCAGTGGTCGATTCCCGCGCAGCCCGTTTACCTGTGGACTCTCCCCATGTTCCACGCCAACGGGTGGAGCTACCCGTGGGGGATGGCCGCCGTCGGCGGCACCAACATCTGCTTAAGGCGGTTCGACGGCGCAGTCATCCGCCGCGCCATTACTACCTACGGCGTCACCCACATGTGCTGCGCGCCCGTTGTGCTCAACATGCTCGCCAATTCGGACCCGACCCCGATCCAGACTCCCGTCCGGGTCATGACCGCCGGGTCTCCGCCGCCGGCCACCGTGCTATTCCGGACCGAAGCTCTCGGGTTCATCGTGTCCCACGGGTACGGGTTGACCGAGACGGGGGGGATCGTGATCTCCTGCGCGTGGAAGCCGCAGTGGAATCGGCTGCCGGCGACGGAGAGGGCGAGGCTGAAGGCGAGACAGGGAGTAAAGACGATCTCGATGACCGATGTTGACGTGCTGGATCCTCGGACGGGAAAGGGCGTGAAGAGAGACGGGTCGACTCAGGGGGAGATCGCTTTGCGGGGCGGGTGTCTCATGCTTGGTTACCTGAAAGACCCCGAGGCGACGGCGAAAACCATGAAAGACGACGGGTGGTTCTACACCGGCGACGTGGCGGTGATGCACCCGGATGGGTATTTGGAAATAAAAGACAGATCGAAGGATGTGATCATAAGCGGAGGGGAGAATCTGAGCAGCGTGGAGGTGGAATCGGTGCTGTACACGAATCCGGCGGTGTACGAGGCGGCGGTGGTGGCGCGGCCGGACGAGTACTGGGGGGAGACGCCGTGCGCGTTCGTGAGCTTGAGGCCGGAGGAGGCGGGGGGGACGACGGAGAAGGATCTAATGGAGTACTGTAGGGCAAGGTTGCCGCACTACATGGCGCCGAAGACGGTGGTGATCAAGGAGGAGCTGCCGAAGACATCCACGGGGAAGATCCAGAAGTTTCTGCTGAGGGAGATGGCGAAGCAAATGGGTTCGTCAAAGGTGAGTCGCATGTAG